ACCGGAACGATACCCATACGTAAACCCTCTAAACATTTTTACCACGAATATTTAAACTTGTTCAAAACCCTACAACCATGAACGAGGTCTTTAACACCTCCCTTAGAAAACTCCTCATTAATGTATAGAAATGTTCGTCGATTTATAAAGAAAAAAATTCCCGGAAAAAGAGTGGTTTAAACCAAACCTAGCCGAGTAGGGAAGACCATCCTAAGGTGCTTCGCAAGCGAGCAATCGAGATAGCCGTTGAAAAATAAGTGATAGTTACTCGACCCTGAAGTTTCTTTTCAGATACTCCAACGCCACCCTAACGCTTTCGATCGAATCCATAGTCGGCCTATCGTTCTCGACTATACCCCATTCGGTCCCCGCCTCGTTACACGCATCGATCACAGCCCTCATATCTATCACACCCCGCCCCAGTTCGACCATATCCTTGCTGACCTCATCCTTCATATCCTTCAGATGCACCAGGTCGCATCTCCCCTTGAGAGACCTTATCACGTCACAAGGGTCGTAACCGGCGTAGAATACCCAGTAGACGTCGGGTTGGAAGAATACAAGCGACGGACTCGTGTTTTCAACCAGTATGCTATAAACAGTATCTCCCCCGATTTTCTTCTCAAACTCTATGGCGTGGTTGTGCATCCCGAACTTCAGACCATACTCTCTAGCCTTCCCACCCATAGCCTCCATCTTCTCCGCGACCTTGAGACAGTCTTCCAGGCTCTTAATGGCCCTCACGTCAGGCTCCGACACGATGTATTCAAGCCCGACCTCTTTAGCGTAGCAGAAGACCATGTCTGGCTGAGACTCGATCAGGTTAAAACCGACATGAGCTGAAACCGGCTTAAGCCCTAGCCTCTTCAAAACGTCTCTTAGCTCCCCGGCCTCGACCGTCCCAAACGGGTGGCCGGCGAACTCGACAGCCCTATACCCTACATCTCTCACACCGCGTAGAGTAGATAAATAGTCCCTAGCCATCTTATCCCTAACCGTATAAAGCTGAAGGGCAACCTTCACCGAACAGCCCCCCTAAATACTCTAAAGAATGCTGTTAGAAGGAGGCTACCTATAGCTCTTCTGCTTCCTCCTCCTCGCCCCAGGTCCTCCAAACTTCTTAGGCTCCTTCCTCCTGGGGTCCCCGACCAGCATAGACCTGTCGTAGTTTAGAAACTTCTTCTTGAGAGAGGAGCTTCTAGCCCATCTAAGGAGCGCTTTGGCTATACCCATTCTAGCGGCCTCGGCTTGGCTCATGAAACCCCCTCCTTCGACTTTAACGTCGATGTTTACGTTGCTCCATACGTCCTTGCCAGCTATCAGCAAAGGCTCCATTATGACATACCTAGCGGCTTCAGGCGTGTATATCTCAAGCGGTATGTTATTGATTCTGATTCGGCCCTCCCCTTCCCTGAGATACACCCTAGCTATAGCGGTTTTACGTTTACCCACCTCTATGATCGTTTTCTTAGCCCTACTAGACATCACTTACCTCCTCCCTTCCATCCGATATGTTTCGCAAGCTCGCCGAGGCTCATACGAGGCCCCTTAAGCCTACTTGCTTGAGCCTCCTCTATGACCGTGAACTCCACGTCCTTAAACGAATCCGGAACCCCTATATACACCTTAAGTCTCTTGAAGGCCCTTCGACCTTTAAACTTACGCCTAGGAAGCATACCCCGGACGACCCGTCTGAAGATCGTGTCGGGTCTACGCGGATGGAACGGCCCCTTCCTATACTCACCGACCTTTAGAAAGCGTTTCCACTCGTCGATTATCGAATACGGGTTGCCGGATATCACTATGTTCTCGGCGTTGACGACGACGACTTTCTCCCCCTCGAGAAGTCTTTTAGCGATCACGCTGGCGAGCCTACCCATTATGTGGCCGGTTCCATCCACGACTATGACTCTCTCACGGCTCATGGCACTCACCCTATTATCTTCACCCCAGAGCCTTCAGGGTTCATCTCAGCCAGCTCCCTTATGGTCAGACACCTACACCCCGCCTTCCTGAGTTTAAGCATGGCGGTCTTCGAGAAACCCAACGCCGCCACGGTGAGCTTATGACGTATGTCTCCTGAACCTAGGACTTTACCCGGGACGACCACGACGTCGCCCTCGGACGTGTACCTAGAGAGCTTGGAAAGATTAACCTCTGCGAGAAGCCTTCTAGGCTTTTTAATCCTCTCAGCTATATCGGCCCAAAGCCTAGACTTTCCGCTCAGCATCTGAAGCAGCTTGATCGTAGTTATCAGAGTAGTGCTTGTCTTCTTTCTCCTAGCCATATCTAAACAACCCCTAACTCACCGAGCTGGCTTAAAAATATTTCACATTTCTTAGCCAATATCCTAAACGCCTCTACTACGACCCTCCAAGCCGGTAAAGCACCCGTGGTCTCGACGAAGAATATCAGCGAGTTCTTCTCCCACTCAGCCTTTAAGGCGTCGTGTGGACATCTACTAACGCATTCCCCGCATAGGTCGCATCTAAGCTGGTTCTTAACATAGGCTTTTCCGTTTCTAACCTCGAACACGTCTCTGTGACAGACGTCTACGCATATGCCACAACCATCGCATCTAGACTCGTCGACCTCGACCACCGGGTAGTACTTGTACACGCACCTCGTCACCGGAGACCATTTCGCATGCTTCTTCCCGGTTCCAAGCCTGGCATACGCCTCAAGCCTAATCCTTTGACCTGGAGCGAGTTTAACTATAGGGATCTTATCGCTGACGGGTTTAACGTCGGGGTTCGACTCATGGGGCTTCAGGTCTCCCGAGTATACGGTCGTAACGCCTTCCCCCGTCCCTTCGACATCTAGCACGAGGATCGCGGAGCACCTGCTACAACCGGTTTCGCTTTTACACTCACACTCCTCAGGTAACACGTAACTGTCTAGGTCCGTTTTAAGAGGTATCAGACCCAACCTATGGGCTAGGACCTCGTCGTACATAACCGATGTGTTTTCGATTATGTAGACGTCGTCTATCGCCATAACCGGGACCTCGGCTATCATAGTCCTTCGAATCGAGTTTGCAAGCTGAGGAGTGATCCCCCTAACCACGAAACTAAGCTTATCCTCTCCCTCTTTCTCTAAGACCTCTATCTTCAAGAACGGTCCTCCAGCCTATGGAGAGAAAGCCGAGCCTCCATATAATCTTTACTTTGAACAGCGGCTCTCACTGGGAAGCTTTAAATTTAGGTTTAGCTTTTTAGCTAAGCTAGCTATGGCCAAGAGGTCTAAAGACGAGAAAGAGGAGAGATGGGGTATAGCGCATATATACAGCTCCTCGAACAATACGATAGTCCACATCACCGACCTCTCAGGAGCAGAGACCATAGCCCTATGCACAGGTGGCATGTTCGTCAAAGCCGATAGGCTTGAGGGCACCCCATACGCCGCTATGCAAGCTGCTTCAGCAGCCGCCGCGATAGCTAAGGCCAAGGGGATAACGGCTCTGCATATTAAGGTTAGGGCGCCTGGGGGCGTTAAGTCTAAAACGCCTGGGCCTGGGGCGATGCATGCCATCAGGATATTAGCTAGGGCTGGGTTTAGGATGGGTAGAGTCGACGACGTTACGCCTATACCTCATGACGGTACGAGAAGGAAGGGTGGACGTAGGGGTAGGAGACTCTAAGGCACATCTTTTAAACCTATTAAACTCTGCTTATGCTTCTAGATTTCTTAGAAGCTAGGTTAAGCTTTTACTAGGGATAGAGGTTTAAGAACTCTCTGCGGCGTTTCCGAGCTCCTTTGAGACCTCTTCCATCTTGGCTGTTGCATGCAGCGTCTCTATGGCGACCCTGACCGGGTGTTTGGGGTCGTTGAACGGGCTTCTAGGCGCGTAGGTTATCATGCTGTCTTCCCCGGCTTTGACGAGGTATGATGGTACCTTGACGACCCTGTCCTTTACGGCTATATGACCGTGGACTATGAGCTGTCTAGCCTGGTATATGGTTTTGGCTAAGCCTAGCTTGTAGACGAGCGTCTGGAGCCTCCTGTTCAATATGTCATCTATCGTGAGGTCCAGTACGTCCTCAAGGGTAGCCGACTCAGATAGTAGACCCATGCGTCTGAGCTTGCCTAGAAGCCTCTTCTCGG
The sequence above is drawn from the Candidatus Bathyarchaeota archaeon genome and encodes:
- a CDS encoding sugar phosphate isomerase/epimerase, producing the protein MKVALQLYTVRDKMARDYLSTLRGVRDVGYRAVEFAGHPFGTVEAGELRDVLKRLGLKPVSAHVGFNLIESQPDMVFCYAKEVGLEYIVSEPDVRAIKSLEDCLKVAEKMEAMGGKAREYGLKFGMHNHAIEFEKKIGGDTVYSILVENTSPSLVFFQPDVYWVFYAGYDPCDVIRSLKGRCDLVHLKDMKDEVSKDMVELGRGVIDMRAVIDACNEAGTEWGIVENDRPTMDSIESVRVALEYLKRNFRVE
- a CDS encoding 30S ribosomal protein S9, encoding MSSRAKKTIIEVGKRKTAIARVYLREGEGRIRINNIPLEIYTPEAARYVIMEPLLIAGKDVWSNVNIDVKVEGGGFMSQAEAARMGIAKALLRWARSSSLKKKFLNYDRSMLVGDPRRKEPKKFGGPGARRRKQKSYR
- the rplM gene encoding 50S ribosomal protein L13: MSRERVIVVDGTGHIMGRLASVIAKRLLEGEKVVVVNAENIVISGNPYSIIDEWKRFLKVGEYRKGPFHPRRPDTIFRRVVRGMLPRRKFKGRRAFKRLKVYIGVPDSFKDVEFTVIEEAQASRLKGPRMSLGELAKHIGWKGGGK
- a CDS encoding 50S ribosomal protein L18e, with amino-acid sequence MARRKKTSTTLITTIKLLQMLSGKSRLWADIAERIKKPRRLLAEVNLSKLSRYTSEGDVVVVPGKVLGSGDIRHKLTVAALGFSKTAMLKLRKAGCRCLTIRELAEMNPEGSGVKIIG
- a CDS encoding DNA-directed RNA polymerase subunit D, with protein sequence MKIEVLEKEGEDKLSFVVRGITPQLANSIRRTMIAEVPVMAIDDVYIIENTSVMYDEVLAHRLGLIPLKTDLDSYVLPEECECKSETGCSRCSAILVLDVEGTGEGVTTVYSGDLKPHESNPDVKPVSDKIPIVKLAPGQRIRLEAYARLGTGKKHAKWSPVTRCVYKYYPVVEVDESRCDGCGICVDVCHRDVFEVRNGKAYVKNQLRCDLCGECVSRCPHDALKAEWEKNSLIFFVETTGALPAWRVVVEAFRILAKKCEIFLSQLGELGVV
- a CDS encoding 30S ribosomal protein S11, with amino-acid sequence MAKRSKDEKEERWGIAHIYSSSNNTIVHITDLSGAETIALCTGGMFVKADRLEGTPYAAMQAASAAAAIAKAKGITALHIKVRAPGGVKSKTPGPGAMHAIRILARAGFRMGRVDDVTPIPHDGTRRKGGRRGRRL
- a CDS encoding 30S ribosomal protein S4, giving the protein MGDPKRQRKKYETPKKPWDAQRLQIELRYMGEYGLRNKRELWKHRTQLSRIRAIARSLLAQPPEVRAEAEKRLLGKLRRMGLLSESATLEDVLDLTIDDILNRRLQTLVYKLGLAKTIYQARQLIVHGHIAVKDRVVKVPSYLVKAGEDSMITYAPRSPFNDPKHPVRVAIETLHATAKMEEVSKELGNAAESS